In the Pseudomonas sp. DTU_2021_1001937_2_SI_NGA_ILE_001 genome, one interval contains:
- a CDS encoding methyltransferase domain-containing protein — protein MTDEAFAQADPQWLALTCAAREWLSGPLGQLLQDEERRLLEEELARLFGSFLVHYGPSAQALPQAPQIQRSVRLGAPLPGMEIACEEQAWPLCEHAADVVVLQHGLDFCVSPHGLLREAASSVRPGGHLLIVGINPWSFWGARRVFARDALRKARCISPSRVADWLNLLGFALEKRRFGCYRPPLASAKWQARLLGLETWAGGQGLVGGGFYLLVARKLVVGLRPLRQPRREPIGKLIPLPLAKVNRDGCEP, from the coding sequence ATGACCGATGAAGCCTTCGCCCAGGCCGATCCCCAATGGCTGGCGTTGACCTGCGCCGCCCGCGAGTGGCTCTCGGGGCCGCTGGGGCAACTGCTGCAGGATGAGGAACGGCGCTTGCTGGAAGAAGAGTTGGCGCGTCTGTTCGGTAGCTTTCTGGTGCACTACGGGCCATCTGCGCAGGCGCTGCCACAGGCGCCGCAGATCCAGCGCAGCGTGCGCCTCGGTGCGCCACTGCCGGGCATGGAAATCGCCTGCGAGGAGCAGGCCTGGCCGCTGTGCGAGCATGCTGCCGACGTGGTGGTGCTGCAGCATGGCCTGGATTTCTGTGTGTCGCCCCATGGGCTGTTGCGCGAGGCCGCCAGCAGCGTGCGCCCTGGCGGACATCTGCTGATCGTGGGTATCAATCCGTGGAGCTTCTGGGGTGCACGCCGCGTGTTCGCCCGCGATGCGCTGCGCAAGGCGCGCTGCATTTCGCCGTCGCGGGTGGCCGACTGGCTCAACCTGTTGGGCTTCGCGCTGGAGAAGCGTCGCTTCGGGTGTTATCGTCCGCCGCTTGCATCGGCCAAGTGGCAGGCACGCCTGCTGGGGCTCGAAACCTGGGCCGGTGGCCAGGGCCTGGTCGGCGGCGGCTTCTACCTGCTGGTTGCGCGCAAGCTGGTGGTGGGGCTGCGGCCGCTGCGCCAGCCGCGGCGCGAGCCTATCGGCAAGCTGATTCCCCTGCCGCTGGCCAAGGTCAACCGTGACGGTTGCGAGCCGTGA
- a CDS encoding GNAT family N-acetyltransferase, whose product MSPRPVLSIRVADEQFEDYILNGEFTFTVRGYASVRVGEPVAAWPVTEVIPYEKNYGVDSLEFSERRMSGDSTVLVAWLGEEAVGHVVLRAHGNGFAHIDELAVDIPARRNGVARSLLESACRWSQSRRLAGIMLETQNNNLDACRLYEDFGFVVGGVDHLCYRGIDPQTREVAIFWYLIFPVA is encoded by the coding sequence ATGTCGCCGCGTCCTGTGCTGAGCATCCGTGTCGCCGACGAGCAGTTCGAGGACTACATCCTCAACGGCGAATTCACCTTCACGGTACGCGGCTACGCCAGCGTCAGGGTGGGCGAGCCGGTCGCGGCCTGGCCGGTGACGGAAGTGATTCCGTACGAAAAGAACTACGGGGTCGACTCGCTGGAGTTCAGCGAACGGCGCATGAGCGGCGACAGCACGGTGCTGGTCGCCTGGTTGGGCGAGGAGGCGGTGGGCCATGTGGTGCTGCGCGCGCATGGCAACGGTTTCGCGCATATCGATGAGCTGGCCGTGGACATCCCGGCCAGGCGCAACGGGGTAGCCCGGTCACTGCTGGAAAGTGCCTGTCGCTGGAGCCAGTCGCGCAGGCTGGCAGGCATCATGCTGGAAACCCAGAACAACAACCTGGACGCCTGTCGGCTCTACGAGGATTTCGGTTTCGTGGTCGGTGGAGTCGATCACCTGTGCTACCGCGGCATCGACCCGCAGACGCGGGAAGTGGCCATTTTCTGGTACCTAATCTTTCCCGTCGCCTGA
- the dnaQ gene encoding DNA polymerase III subunit epsilon produces the protein MSLQNPDNRSIVLDTETTGMPVTEGHRIIEIGCVELIGRRLTGRHFHVYLQPDRESDEGAIGVHGITNEFLVGKPRFAEVADEFFEFIRGAQLIIHNAAFDVGFINNEFALLGQQDRADVTQYCTVLDTLLMARERHPGQRNSLDALCKRYGVDNSGRELHGALLDSEILADVYLAMTGGQTTLSLSGQGADGGDGDASRPSEIRRLAADRAAGRIIRASEAELAEHEARMAIIAKAAGAPALWVQLQEAGQPASS, from the coding sequence ATGTCACTGCAAAATCCCGATAATCGTTCGATCGTCCTCGATACCGAAACCACTGGCATGCCGGTGACCGAAGGTCACCGGATCATCGAGATCGGTTGTGTCGAGCTGATCGGCCGGCGCCTGACCGGCCGCCATTTCCATGTCTACCTGCAGCCTGATCGCGAAAGCGACGAGGGCGCCATTGGCGTCCACGGCATCACCAACGAATTCCTGGTCGGCAAGCCGCGCTTCGCCGAGGTGGCCGACGAGTTCTTCGAATTCATCCGCGGCGCGCAGTTGATCATCCACAACGCGGCGTTCGACGTCGGCTTCATCAATAACGAATTCGCCCTTCTGGGCCAGCAGGATCGCGCCGACGTCACCCAGTACTGCACGGTCCTCGACACCCTGTTGATGGCGCGTGAGCGGCACCCGGGGCAGCGCAACAGCCTCGACGCGCTGTGCAAACGCTACGGGGTCGACAACTCCGGCCGTGAGCTGCACGGCGCCTTGCTCGACTCCGAGATCCTCGCCGACGTCTACCTGGCGATGACCGGTGGGCAGACCACCTTGTCGCTGTCCGGCCAGGGCGCCGACGGCGGCGACGGTGATGCCAGCCGCCCCAGCGAGATCCGTCGCCTGGCGGCCGACCGTGCTGCCGGGCGGATCATCCGCGCCAGCGAGGCAGAGCTGGCCGAGCACGAAGCACGCATGGCGATCATCGCCAAGGCCGCCGGTGCCCCGGCGTTGTGGGTGCAGTTGCAGGAAGCCGGGCAGCCGGCCAGTTCCTGA
- the gloB gene encoding hydroxyacylglutathione hydrolase: MIQIHALPAFSDNYIWLLQDLSTRHCAVVDPGDSAPVLAWLQDNPDWQLTDILITHHHNDHVGGVVAIKQATGARVLGPARESIPARDVALQDDECIEVLDRRWQVIDVPGHTAGHIAFYHDDAQRPLLFSGDTLFAAGCGRLFEGTPQQMHDSLSRLAALPDHTAVYCAHEYTLSNLRFAQAVEPQNADIARRLAEVSQWRAENRISLPTDLALERRTNPFLRVHETSVKEKADEWNGRDNRSPAEIFASLRDWKNNF, from the coding sequence ATGATACAGATCCACGCCCTCCCCGCTTTCAGTGACAACTACATCTGGTTGTTACAAGACCTTTCGACCCGCCACTGCGCCGTGGTCGATCCGGGCGACTCGGCGCCGGTACTGGCCTGGTTGCAGGACAACCCCGACTGGCAATTGACCGACATCCTCATCACCCACCATCACAACGACCATGTCGGCGGCGTGGTGGCGATCAAACAGGCCACCGGCGCCCGGGTGCTGGGCCCGGCCAGGGAGTCGATTCCGGCCCGCGACGTCGCTCTGCAGGACGACGAATGCATCGAAGTGCTGGACCGCCGCTGGCAGGTCATCGATGTGCCCGGACACACCGCCGGGCACATTGCTTTCTATCATGATGACGCTCAAAGGCCACTGCTGTTCAGCGGCGATACGCTGTTCGCGGCCGGCTGCGGACGCCTGTTCGAAGGCACGCCACAGCAGATGCACGACTCGCTCAGCCGCCTGGCGGCACTGCCCGACCATACCGCCGTCTACTGCGCCCACGAATACACCCTGAGCAACCTGCGCTTCGCCCAGGCCGTTGAACCGCAAAACGCCGATATCGCCCGGCGCCTGGCCGAAGTCAGCCAATGGCGGGCCGAGAACCGGATCAGCCTGCCTACCGACCTGGCGCTGGAGCGCCGGACCAACCCCTTCCTGCGGGTTCATGAAACATCCGTTAAAGAAAAAGCGGATGAATGGAATGGTCGCGACAACCGCTCGCCAGCGGAGATTTTTGCCAGCCTGCGCGACTGGAAAAACAACTTCTGA
- the rnhA gene encoding ribonuclease HI, with protein sequence MSERVELFTDGACKGNPGPGGWGALLVYKGQEKELWGGEANTTNNRMELLGAIRGLEALTRPCEVTLVTDSQYVMKGITEWMANWKKRGWKTAAKEPVKNADLWQQLDEQVSRHKVEWKWVRGHIGHAGNERADQLANRGVDEVRRKA encoded by the coding sequence ATGAGTGAACGCGTAGAACTTTTTACCGACGGTGCCTGCAAGGGAAATCCCGGGCCTGGCGGTTGGGGCGCGTTGCTGGTGTACAAGGGCCAGGAGAAGGAACTCTGGGGGGGCGAAGCCAACACCACCAACAATCGCATGGAGCTGCTCGGCGCGATTCGTGGCCTGGAGGCCCTCACCCGTCCTTGCGAGGTGACTCTGGTCACCGACTCGCAGTACGTGATGAAAGGCATCACCGAGTGGATGGCGAACTGGAAGAAGCGCGGCTGGAAAACCGCCGCGAAGGAGCCGGTAAAGAATGCCGACCTCTGGCAGCAGCTCGACGAACAGGTCAGCCGTCACAAGGTGGAGTGGAAGTGGGTGCGCGGGCATATCGGCCATGCGGGCAACGAGCGTGCCGACCAGCTGGCCAACCGCGGTGTCGACGAAGTGCGCCGCAAGGCCTGA